The segment AGAATTGAAGAAAATTTTTTCTTCAATTATTGAAAAGTCTAAATGAATTTCCATCGTTGTAATATAAACTTTGGAATTTAGTGTTTGGAATTTGGAATTTATTTGGAATTTGGTGCTTGGAATTTGGAATTTCTATCTAATCTGTCCACTAAAAGATGTGGGTAATGATTAGGCCAAGGGAGGACATCAATTGAGTAGCGACAGAGCACTAGTCTCTTTTTTACCTTTTATCAAATGGTGGCTAACGGGATGCGGATGAGCGAAGTGCCCCTTTAGGGGCATTTTGGCTTCAGCCGTTCATCTGCTGATAGCCGAAGTGACGCTTCGCAACTTCCCTTTTTCAAAGATTCCCCTTGAGTTATATAAAGCTTCCGCCTTTCGCTCGTCCGCATCCCGATAACCAAAATGGAGCGAAGCGACATTCTGGTTATCGATTTGCGTGTTTATGAAATTGCTGAAGGCAATTTCGTAAACACGCTGTTAGACGCTCTTGGTTGCTTCCTTTTTAGTATCATTGACAAAATTAATCTTATTTAAGACAAACTCTTTTACCTTCTTAGCTATTTCAAGAGCTTCCTCAGCAGCTTCTATTCCTGGTTCAAGCCAGACATCAGGATAACGAACTTCTACTGCATAATCAGTTAAGTTATCCGCATCTTCCAACTCATCTTTGAAAGAGAATTCTACGGTAGCACATAATTCTAACAAGTCTGCTATCTTATGAGTCTTGGTAAAATAAATTTGATGGTATACTAAAAATGCCTTCAAATACTTCTCTACAGCCTGCTGACAATGAAAACATACCGTTTCTGTAACAGGGTCTTCAAAGGACAATTCTCTTTCTACGCTCAAAAGATCTTTATCTGCCTTCTTTATCCATTTATTAACCAAATCCTTAATAACTTCATCTCGATTCATAAATAACCTTCCCAAATTTGTTTGCAGGATAGATAATGGTGCCAATAATATCCTTGTAGGTTTCAAATTCTTCAGCAGTTTTTACAATCACATCCACTGGAATTTTCAAACCAGCCAGTATCTTTCTAACTTTACGACTCTGTATACGTGCTGGCACATTACTATCTTTAATAATCAACAAATCCAAATCACTATCTTCTGTGGGGGTTCCGTTAGCATAAGAACCAAAAAGAATTATTTTTTGAGGCTTGAAGTTTTCTGCAATTCTTGTTTTAATTTCATCTATTTGCTCTTGACTTACCATTAAACTCCCTCCTGCGTAAATTTTGCCAATGATATCCTGATAAATCTTCCTCCTTATCCCAGCGACCAATGGCGTCTAACGTTCCTGATGTAAAAAAAGTTTTGCAAAGCAAAATTTGGACGAAGTGAAACAAAGTCTTTTACATCATGTTATATGCTGTGCCGTGCCCTTTTATAATCATATTCAAAGTAAACTCTTATTCCTTTCTCAATAAAACCCCTTTCTCGCTTGGTCTAACTTGAGCTACTCCATCTAAGTGTTTGATATTCTCTAACCCTTTCTTTGTGGTCTCAACTCCTACAATATCTGTAAAATTGGAAACAAATAGGATATTACCATATTCTTTAATCCTCTCAATTGTTTGACTATCCTTGATTTTGGCTAAGATTCTAATCATTTTTCTAA is part of the bacterium genome and harbors:
- a CDS encoding HEPN domain-containing protein, which codes for MNRDEVIKDLVNKWIKKADKDLLSVERELSFEDPVTETVCFHCQQAVEKYLKAFLVYHQIYFTKTHKIADLLELCATVEFSFKDELEDADNLTDYAVEVRYPDVWLEPGIEAAEEALEIAKKVKEFVLNKINFVNDTKKEATKSV
- a CDS encoding nucleotidyltransferase domain-containing protein, with translation MVSQEQIDEIKTRIAENFKPQKIILFGSYANGTPTEDSDLDLLIIKDSNVPARIQSRKVRKILAGLKIPVDVIVKTAEEFETYKDIIGTIIYPANKFGKVIYESR